The sequence below is a genomic window from Terriglobia bacterium.
AAAACAAAGCTCGTCGGGGCCGCTGCCCCGGCGAGCACACCACCCGATCGGAACTCGAAATCGACTCTGCTGATCGGAAAAAATGTACACGCGATCAATCGCTGACCTAAAAGCAGTGCTTGATCAGAGTTTCCTTAGCTCTTAGCTCGCAGGAGATGCTATGACGCGCGTTCTCGGACTGATTGGATTGCTCATCGCCATGGCGATTGGGTTTTACCTGTACACCAAATCGGCGCAAACGGCGTCGTCGGCTGCGGGAGCGGCAAGCCCGAGAGCTGCCATTGACGTGACCGGCGTGCGCAATGACCTGCTGGCGTTTGCCAGCGCGGAAAAACAGCAGTTCGCGCTGGAAGGAAAGTACCTGTCTCTGGATGAATTGCGCGCCAAAGGGACGGTGTTGCCGCAGGATCGCCGTGGGCCATACAGCTATTCGGCCGACGTCAGCGCGACGAGCTTCCGCATTACCGCGACCTATTCCGGGCCGGAGATGGCGGGCGCGCCCAAGTCGCTGAGCATCGGGGAGACGATGCAGATCGAAACGCAATAGGCTGCAGGCTCCGGGCTTCAGGCTGCAGGCTTCAGGCGAGCAATTCTGCTATCGCACGATCCACGTGTATTCGGGTCGTGTCCAGGAATGGAATGCCGACGCGGTCGGCGACCTCGCGCAGGATCAGCGGCAGCTCGGTGCCGGCGAGAATGACTCCCTGGATGCGATCCCGCTGTTTCATCTTCTCCACAATGGCCAGTAATCCGTCGCGCGTCGCCGGAAGAAAAATGTTCTCCAGCAACTCGTTGATGTACTTGTCGTGAATGAAGGCCTGCTCTTCTTTGCTGGGAACGACGAGTTCAATGCCCGCGCGCGCGAAAACGTCGGGGAAGAAGCGCCCCTTCATGGTGAAACCGGTACCCAGAAGAGCGAGCCTGCTCAGCCGCAAGCGCTGCGCCGCTTCGCACGCGGCTTCGACAATGCTGATCAGCGGGATGGGCGAACGGCGCTGTACCGGGTCGAAAACGATGTGCGGGGTGTTGGCGGCGATCAGCGCGAAGTCGGCGCCGGCTCGCGCCAGGCTTTCTACTGCGGCCACAAGATAGTCCTCAAGCTCGTCGAGTTGGTTGGCATTGAGGAGCGCGATCCCGCGCTGCACGTCAAGGCTGTTGATGATGATGGAGGGAGAACTGCCGTCGGGCCGGCGCTCACGGTAGGCTGCCAACAGGAAGCGGTAATACTCAATCGTGGACTCGGGCCCAAGGCCGCCGATAATGCCAAGAGTCTTCATGGCTTTATGGCATTGGTCACCGTGTCACTGGTGCACGTGCGGGCTTTGCGCCGGATTGCGGCGATGACTGCTGGTACTGGCCGCTTTCGTAATCCTCACGTCAAACGCGACCGGTAGCTGGCCCGGCGGGTAGCAGGCGCGGTCATCGCAAGCCTGGTACTTGAGGGTCCCCCTCACGCGGTAGGTTCCCGGCGGCATCGTGCGCGCGGCCCGCACCAGCCCGGTCACGGTGAAGTCGCCGGTGTACACGTTCAGTTTGTCACCGGGCGCAAACGGAAACGAGCGGTCTTCGCCGGCGGGATAGGTCAGCTTGGCGACCGCGATGTCGGTGGGCGGCTTGACGCTGAGCACCGTCGGGACAAGCAGCTCGGAGGTAGGCTTGTTGGAATTGATGTGATAGCCGCGGGTCACGCGGAATGGGAGCTCAACCGTGGTGGACTTTCCCGCGGCAATTTTTACGGGTGCGACCGGCGCAAAGGCGACGCGCTGCGTGGCGCCGGGCTTGGAGGAGCCGAGGACCTGATCCTGCGCGAACATCGAAGCCGCACCGAGCAGAAGGGCGAGGACGAAGTGGAAATCGCGCGACCTCATCAGCGGGCCGCTCCCGCGGCGGGCGTGGAATTCTGGGCGACCGCCGGGCCCTGCTTGAGCGCGGCGCGTACGTTGTCTTCAATCTCTCTGTGGCTTACCAGGCCGAAAACGCGGGTGACGATCTTGCCGTCGCGTCCGATATAAAACGTGGTGGGCAGCGCATCCACGCCGCCGTATTGGTCGGCGACCTTGTCGTCTCCGAGCAACACGGGGTAGTTCAATCCCATTTCCTTGGCGAACTTGGCGACCGCGTCGTGGGCGTTGCCATCATCCATGGCGACGCCGACGATCTGCAACCCCTGTGGCCCGTACTGCTTCTGGAGATCCACGAACCACGGCATCTCGATCTTGCACGGCGGGCACCAGGTGGCCCAGAAATTCAGCAGCACGGCTTTGCCGCGCAGGTCGGCGAGCCGGACGTGGTTGCCGTCGAGGTCGGTCAACTGAAAGTCGGGCGCGGGTTTGCCTTTCAGGGCGGCATTGCTGCCGGAGATGGAGGCGCCCGGGGTGGGCGGCTTGGTCAGGCGCTTGCCCGCAATCAGCATGCCGGCGATCACCAGGACAACGACGGCGATCACGGTGGCGTCACGTTTCACAGTTCTCCCTCGTTACAGCGCAAAGCGGTTGAGAAATGACAAATAGCCCGAAAGCACGGTGAAGCGCCCGGTCAGCACCAGCGCGCCGATGGCGATCAGCAGCACCCCGCTGGCCACCTCCACCGCATGCAGGTGACGGCGGAAGCGAACGTAGAACGACAGGAACCGGTCCACCCCGAGCGAGGTCAGCAGGAACGGGACGGCCAGCCCGGCGGAATAGACGGCCAGCAAAAGCATGCCCTTGGTCACGGTTTCTTCCGCGGCGGCGAGGGTGAGAATTCCGGCAAGGATGGGGCCGATGCACGGGGTCCACCCGAAGGCGAAGGCGAATCCCACGAAGAAGGCGCCGAGCGCGGAGCTGCCGCCCTTGACGTCGTGCAGGCGCTTGTCGGCATACAGCGCTTTGATCTTCAGCAGCCCGGTCAGGTGAAGGCCGAAAACGATGATCACAATGCCGGCGACGAATGTCAGGTCGCGGCGGAAGCGGCCGACCACCTGGCCCAGCGCCGTGGCGCCGGCGCCCAGCAGGATGAAGACGAGGCTGAAGCCCAGGATGAACGTGATGGAGTTCAGCATGACGGTGCGCAGCGCGCGGCGCTCGTGCGCCACGCTGTCCACACTGGTACCCGAGATCAGCGACACGTATCCCGGCACCAGCGGCAACACGCACGGCGACAGGAACGAGAGTAGACCGGCCACAAAAGCCGCGATCGGAAGAGGCGTTCCGGACATCGATGGTTATTTTACCTTCCCTGGGGATTCGATGTGCCAGGAGTCAGGGCGTTACAAAAGTGTGGGCAGTGGCCTGCGGCTGGTGCCGCGTTTTCGGTTGCCGGTTATCGGTTTTCGGTTTTCGGTAAACAGGAACACCTGCAGCGTGCGCCTGAAGACTGAAGACTGGCGACTGAAGCCTAATCGGCGTTGACGTTTTCGTTCTCAAACAACGCCGGCCGGATGTCGTCAACCGCAACGAAGTCGGTGGGGTACTCGCCGGTGTAGCAGGCGGTGCAGTAGGTGGTCTGGTCGCCTTCGCCGCAAGCCTTCTTCAATCCCTCCAGTGAAACGTAGGCGAGCGAGTCGGCGCCGATGAACTGGCGGATTTCCTCGACGCTCTTGTTGGCGGCGATCAACTGGCGCTTGGAGGGCGTGTCCACGCCGTAGTAGCAGGGCGAAATGGTGGGCGGGCAGGAAATCCGCATGTGGACTTCGCGGGCGCCGGCGTTGCGGATCATGCGCACGATCTTGCGGCTGGTAGTGCCGCGGACGATGGAGTCGTCAATCAGGATGACGCGCTTGCCGTCGAGCACGCTGCGCACCGGGTTGAGTTTGAGCTTGACGCCGAAGTCGCGCACGCGCTGCTCGGGTTCGATGAAGGTGCGGCCGACGTAGTGACTGCGGATCAGCCCGACGCGGAACGGCAGCCCGCTTTCGCCGGCGTAGCCGATGGCGGCGGGCACGCCGGAGTCGGGCACGGCCACGATGATGTCGGCGTCCACCGGCGCCTCGCGCGCCAGTTGGCGGCCGAGGGCTTCGCGGCTGTCGTTGACCGAGCGGCCGAAGACGAAGCTGTCGGGGCGCGAAAAGTACACATGCTCGAAAATGCACGCCGACTGCGGCGCCGCCGGAGCGTAGAAGCGCGATTGCAGGCCTTCCGGACCGATCACCACAAGTTCACCCGGCTTGATGTCGCGCTCGAAGATGGCGCCCAGCAAATCGAAGGCGGTGCTCTCGGAAGCCAGGGCAAAGGCGTCGTTGACGCGCGTGCCGGCGGCGGGAATGCGGCCGAGCGAGAGCGGGCGGAAGCCGCGCGGGTCGCGGGCGGCGTAGATGCGGTCGCGGGTGATGACTACCAGCGAGAATGCGCCGTCAATGCGGCGGAGCGCGTCGGCGATGGCGTCGGGCAGCGCCTGCTCGCGCGAGTGCGCGATCAGGTGGACGATGACCTCGGTATCGCTGGTGGTCTGGAAAATCGAGCCCTCGGCCTCGAGCCGCGAACGAATCTCGCCGGCGTTCACCAGGTTGCCGTTGTGCGCCACCGCGATCATGCCCTTGTTGCAGTCCACGCGAATGGGCTGCGCGTTCAGCAGGGCGGAGTCGCCGGTGGTGGAATAGCGCGTGTGGCCGATGGCGAGCGCGCCGGGAAGCCCGGCCAGCACGGTCGCGGTGAAGATGTCGCCGACCAGGCCCATGGATTTGTGCACGCGGATGTTGGAGCCGTTCGAAGCGGCGATGCCGGCGGATTCCTGCCCGCGGTGCTGCAAGGCGTGCAGGCCGAGGTAGGCGAGGGTCGAGGCCTCGGGATGGCCGTAGATGGCGACCACGCCACACTCTTCGCGGAATTTATCGAGAACCGGCATTTGGGGTTACAGAGTCAATTCTCAGTCACCAGCTAAAACGGTTATGTAGTTTGCAATCGTACTTGGCTCGGGAATGGGATCGCCGTCTTCGCGCATGCCTTCCAGATGCATTTCGATGGCCTCGCGCATGAGTTGTTCGGTTTCCTCGAGCGTGTCGCCAGCAGCGACGCAGCCAGGAAGATCAGGCACGTGGGCGCTGTATCCAGTGGCGGTCTTTTCGTATAGAACCGCGTATTTCATCGCAAACCCGCCTGTCTCAGAATCGACCTGAATGTCTTCGGGTCCAAGTCCTTCGATGGATGGCCGGCAATCGTAACGCGCCCCTTCTTCACCGCATGCTTATATTGCCGATGGCTTCCTTTGGTTGCCACAAGGTACCACCCATCGTCCTCAACGAGCTTGATGACGTCGCGAATCTTCATGCGTCATCAGCTTTTCTGCAAAATTTCCTGTGCCAAGCGCTCTTCAGTTTCGGTGTGCAGCGCGCGTTCCAGGGC
It includes:
- a CDS encoding amino acid racemase; protein product: MKTLGIIGGLGPESTIEYYRFLLAAYRERRPDGSSPSIIINSLDVQRGIALLNANQLDELEDYLVAAVESLARAGADFALIAANTPHIVFDPVQRRSPIPLISIVEAACEAAQRLRLSRLALLGTGFTMKGRFFPDVFARAGIELVVPSKEEQAFIHDKYINELLENIFLPATRDGLLAIVEKMKQRDRIQGVILAGTELPLILREVADRVGIPFLDTTRIHVDRAIAELLA
- a CDS encoding protein-disulfide reductase DsbD N-terminal domain-containing protein, with translation MRSRDFHFVLALLLGAASMFAQDQVLGSSKPGATQRVAFAPVAPVKIAAGKSTTVELPFRVTRGYHINSNKPTSELLVPTVLSVKPPTDIAVAKLTYPAGEDRSFPFAPGDKLNVYTGDFTVTGLVRAARTMPPGTYRVRGTLKYQACDDRACYPPGQLPVAFDVRITKAASTSSHRRNPAQSPHVHQ
- a CDS encoding TlpA family protein disulfide reductase, with amino-acid sequence MLIAGKRLTKPPTPGASISGSNAALKGKPAPDFQLTDLDGNHVRLADLRGKAVLLNFWATWCPPCKIEMPWFVDLQKQYGPQGLQIVGVAMDDGNAHDAVAKFAKEMGLNYPVLLGDDKVADQYGGVDALPTTFYIGRDGKIVTRVFGLVSHREIEDNVRAALKQGPAVAQNSTPAAGAAR
- a CDS encoding cytochrome c biogenesis protein CcdA, which gives rise to MSGTPLPIAAFVAGLLSFLSPCVLPLVPGYVSLISGTSVDSVAHERRALRTVMLNSITFILGFSLVFILLGAGATALGQVVGRFRRDLTFVAGIVIIVFGLHLTGLLKIKALYADKRLHDVKGGSSALGAFFVGFAFAFGWTPCIGPILAGILTLAAAEETVTKGMLLLAVYSAGLAVPFLLTSLGVDRFLSFYVRFRRHLHAVEVASGVLLIAIGALVLTGRFTVLSGYLSFLNRFAL
- the purF gene encoding amidophosphoribosyltransferase, translated to MPVLDKFREECGVVAIYGHPEASTLAYLGLHALQHRGQESAGIAASNGSNIRVHKSMGLVGDIFTATVLAGLPGALAIGHTRYSTTGDSALLNAQPIRVDCNKGMIAVAHNGNLVNAGEIRSRLEAEGSIFQTTSDTEVIVHLIAHSREQALPDAIADALRRIDGAFSLVVITRDRIYAARDPRGFRPLSLGRIPAAGTRVNDAFALASESTAFDLLGAIFERDIKPGELVVIGPEGLQSRFYAPAAPQSACIFEHVYFSRPDSFVFGRSVNDSREALGRQLAREAPVDADIIVAVPDSGVPAAIGYAGESGLPFRVGLIRSHYVGRTFIEPEQRVRDFGVKLKLNPVRSVLDGKRVILIDDSIVRGTTSRKIVRMIRNAGAREVHMRISCPPTISPCYYGVDTPSKRQLIAANKSVEEIRQFIGADSLAYVSLEGLKKACGEGDQTTYCTACYTGEYPTDFVAVDDIRPALFENENVNAD
- a CDS encoding type II toxin-antitoxin system HicB family antitoxin, which codes for MKYAVLYEKTATGYSAHVPDLPGCVAAGDTLEETEQLMREAIEMHLEGMREDGDPIPEPSTIANYITVLAGD
- a CDS encoding type II toxin-antitoxin system HicA family toxin; the protein is MKIRDVIKLVEDDGWYLVATKGSHRQYKHAVKKGRVTIAGHPSKDLDPKTFRSILRQAGLR